A region from the Bacteroidota bacterium genome encodes:
- a CDS encoding cytochrome c — protein MKRQFIVFIGLLSLGLGLTATQFLRSDDAPAAQWTKDTPVADVLKALGEPYPVTHPGEESAELAQKGKEIFHTGTTVGPDGKNIRLQSRHFVCSNCHNSAKEDPDLRVSDPDARLDFVLANRLSFLPATTMYGTVNKKSWYNGDYLRKYGDLVRPAYNSLEYAIHLCATVCSQGRDFTDWEMKAMLAYYWSIDYKLGDLNLTAEDWKKLKAFEGKGSDPTAAEWLRSFYLSGSPATFLEAPEDKSKGYEISRKADAERGKLIYNNSCLMCHDEQGPSNYLKLDNGAVSLGMFRQHLRSKGHLSLYEIVRHGTYADTGHRAYMPNYTAERLSNAQVEDLRAYIMQGDI, from the coding sequence ATGAAACGCCAATTCATAGTTTTTATAGGCTTGTTGTCGTTGGGTCTCGGACTCACCGCAACACAATTTTTGCGTTCGGATGATGCCCCGGCAGCACAATGGACCAAGGACACGCCCGTTGCAGATGTGCTGAAAGCATTGGGTGAACCTTATCCTGTTACCCATCCGGGTGAAGAATCCGCCGAATTGGCGCAAAAAGGCAAGGAAATTTTCCATACGGGAACTACCGTAGGGCCCGATGGGAAAAACATTCGCCTGCAAAGCCGCCACTTTGTTTGTAGCAACTGTCACAACTCCGCCAAGGAAGATCCGGATTTGCGGGTGAGCGACCCCGATGCCAGATTGGATTTCGTGCTGGCGAATCGTCTTTCCTTCCTTCCGGCCACCACCATGTACGGTACGGTCAATAAAAAGAGCTGGTACAATGGGGATTATCTCCGCAAATACGGCGACTTGGTGCGCCCGGCCTACAACAGTCTGGAATATGCGATCCACCTCTGTGCCACGGTTTGCAGCCAAGGCCGCGACTTCACCGATTGGGAAATGAAGGCCATGTTGGCCTATTATTGGTCCATTGATTACAAGTTGGGTGATTTGAACCTGACCGCCGAAGACTGGAAAAAATTGAAGGCATTCGAAGGCAAAGGTTCCGATCCCACCGCCGCTGAATGGCTCCGCAGCTTCTATCTTTCGGGCTCGCCCGCAACGTTTTTGGAAGCACCTGAGGACAAAAGCAAGGGTTACGAAATCAGCCGCAAGGCCGATGCCGAACGTGGAAAGCTCATTTACAACAACAGCTGTCTGATGTGCCACGACGAGCAGGGTCCGAGCAATTATCTGAAGCTGGACAATGGCGCTGTTTCGCTTGGCATGTTCCGTCAGCACTTGCGCAGCAAGGGCCACCTTTCTTTGTATGAAATCGTGCGCCATGGCACCTACGCCGACACGGGCCACCGCGCCTACATGCCCAACTACACCGCAGAGCGCCTGAGCAATGCGCAGGTCGAGGATTTGCGTGCCTACATCATGCAGGGAGATATCTGA
- a CDS encoding sigma-70 family RNA polymerase sigma factor encodes MKGAPTEQELLQGLRLGQPDAFKRLYQQHYPMVRYLVVQNSGSNEEADDVFQDGLLVLIGKLRLPEFHLTASLKTYLYSVCRNLWLKRLKDKGKTKLIDFETPVEVVEDSPEESNEPILQNLRDCLETIGDSCRKILERFYYFKMSMEEIAAELGYTNAENVKNQKYKCILRLRKLMVEKGNQQ; translated from the coding sequence ATGAAGGGCGCACCCACAGAACAAGAATTGCTGCAAGGCCTCCGATTAGGGCAGCCTGATGCTTTCAAGCGCCTTTATCAGCAGCATTATCCTATGGTGCGGTATTTGGTGGTGCAAAATTCGGGTTCCAATGAAGAGGCAGACGATGTCTTTCAAGATGGATTGTTGGTGTTGATCGGAAAACTGCGTTTACCCGAATTCCATTTGACTGCCTCCCTGAAGACTTATCTATATTCGGTGTGCAGGAATTTGTGGTTGAAGCGGTTGAAGGACAAGGGAAAGACCAAGTTGATCGATTTCGAAACGCCCGTTGAAGTTGTGGAAGATTCGCCGGAGGAATCCAATGAACCCATCCTTCAGAATTTGCGGGATTGCCTGGAAACGATTGGCGATTCCTGCCGCAAAATTCTGGAGCGATTCTATTATTTTAAGATGAGTATGGAAGAAATCGCTGCCGAATTGGGCTACACCAATGCGGAGAATGTGAAAAATCAGAAGTACAAATGCATTTTGCGTTTGCGTAAGCTCATGGTTGAGAAAGGGAATCAGCAGTAG
- a CDS encoding T9SS type A sorting domain-containing protein — translation MSTIIHRLQNLINVHAAFLILFAFGANRATAQWAFLGNPLISDNAVSSQALALSPQWNPYLAYTSGGAVFVDWFDGSEWENHGTQGLPTNGVNDCALTFLPDGTACLAIAPDLATYQFDNGSWQWMPGLVGIQNIQGLQMRVASDGRLWLAGFRAGPTDSTLIFSKAVNGNWLAHGMLEGRLIDMELDDLGEPLILMSTAHAILHRVNGLWQNLPSFSQPDEEYISFQMLYDGSGTGMVTLRRDTADGITAEQLSLGAWTQMGTAGFTTGDIATLGLSHAGTAYVLSVDHAAGGPPRAYEFVAGNWQFLGGQSVYNNTVSEPQWAFDPTAAYLVFRDDEENSRNSVMFLGTPNAVEGLKDPKTVHLWPNPTSEYVWIECKTNLKNAEIQVRDLMGKIVLHERTLGNSPIKLSVGQLPEGQYSILVTSSHEPPHYGTFTKLN, via the coding sequence ATGTCCACGATAATTCATCGGCTCCAGAATTTGATCAATGTGCATGCTGCATTCTTGATCCTTTTCGCATTCGGTGCAAATAGGGCCACTGCACAATGGGCGTTTTTGGGTAATCCACTCATCAGTGACAATGCCGTAAGCAGCCAAGCACTCGCCCTTTCCCCGCAATGGAATCCGTACCTCGCCTACACTTCAGGGGGAGCGGTATTTGTGGATTGGTTTGATGGCAGCGAATGGGAAAATCATGGAACACAAGGCCTCCCTACCAACGGGGTGAACGATTGCGCCTTGACATTTTTGCCTGATGGCACAGCCTGCCTTGCGATTGCACCCGATTTGGCAACCTACCAGTTTGACAATGGCAGCTGGCAATGGATGCCTGGGCTCGTCGGCATTCAAAACATCCAAGGATTGCAAATGCGCGTGGCTTCCGACGGTAGGCTCTGGCTCGCCGGATTCCGCGCGGGGCCGACCGACTCTACCTTGATTTTCTCCAAGGCCGTCAATGGCAATTGGCTTGCGCATGGAATGCTGGAGGGCAGGTTGATCGACATGGAATTGGATGATCTCGGTGAGCCCCTGATTTTGATGTCCACTGCGCATGCAATTCTTCACCGCGTCAATGGCTTATGGCAAAATCTTCCCTCCTTTTCTCAACCTGACGAAGAATACATCTCGTTTCAAATGCTCTATGACGGCAGCGGAACGGGAATGGTCACGCTGCGACGCGATACAGCAGATGGGATCACAGCAGAACAACTCAGCCTTGGCGCATGGACACAAATGGGTACGGCAGGATTCACAACTGGAGATATTGCAACGCTGGGACTCAGCCATGCCGGGACTGCTTATGTCCTAAGTGTGGATCACGCAGCTGGCGGACCACCACGCGCCTACGAATTTGTGGCGGGCAACTGGCAATTTTTGGGCGGCCAATCGGTTTACAACAACACGGTGAGTGAACCTCAATGGGCCTTTGACCCGACGGCGGCCTACCTCGTGTTTCGCGACGATGAGGAAAACTCCCGCAACAGCGTCATGTTTCTGGGAACCCCCAACGCAGTGGAAGGCCTTAAAGACCCGAAAACCGTACACCTTTGGCCCAACCCAACTTCGGAATATGTTTGGATCGAATGCAAAACGAACCTGAAAAACGCGGAGATCCAAGTCCGTGACCTCATGGGCAAAATCGTTTTGCACGAACGTACCCTAGGGAACAGCCCCATCAAGCTTTCGGTCGGCCAATTGCCGGAAGGACAATATTCGATCCTTGTGACAAGTTCTCACGAACCACCGCATTACGGCACATTTACCAAACTGAATTGA
- a CDS encoding TM2 domain-containing protein, whose protein sequence is MVKKEMRKAEIGKTTGGKSQLVALLLCFFLGALGIHRFYLGYTGLGVLMLLTGGLCGILLLIDFIRICVGDLGPKGGEYGETL, encoded by the coding sequence ATGGTCAAGAAAGAAATGCGCAAAGCCGAGATTGGCAAAACCACAGGCGGTAAAAGTCAATTGGTGGCTTTATTGCTTTGTTTTTTTCTTGGCGCACTTGGAATTCATAGATTCTATCTTGGATATACTGGTTTGGGAGTTCTCATGCTTCTAACAGGTGGCCTTTGTGGAATTCTTCTTCTGATTGACTTTATCCGAATCTGCGTAGGAGATTTAGGTCCAAAAGGCGGAGAATACGGAGAAACCCTTTAA
- a CDS encoding metallophosphatase domain-containing protein, translating to MRIVLISDTHNLHNTLSLPEGDLLIHAGDFSGQGLQREVMAFLDWFGRQPHPHKVLIAGNHDFLADKNPELFESLIPEGVTYLNDSGTEIEGLKIWGSPVQPWFHDWAFNRQRGAEIAQHWELIPQDTDILITHGPPFGILDKVERGPNVGCEELIKKVESVQPMLHVFGHIHEQHGELQQGKTKFVNASVVNHRYLVVWDATIVEL from the coding sequence ATGCGCATTGTTCTCATTTCTGACACCCACAACCTCCACAATACCCTGAGTTTGCCCGAAGGCGACCTTCTGATACATGCCGGGGACTTTTCCGGCCAAGGTTTGCAAAGGGAAGTAATGGCCTTTTTGGACTGGTTTGGCCGTCAGCCGCATCCGCACAAAGTGCTCATCGCTGGCAACCATGACTTTTTGGCCGATAAGAATCCCGAACTGTTTGAATCACTGATCCCAGAAGGTGTCACCTATCTCAACGACAGCGGTACGGAAATCGAAGGGTTGAAGATTTGGGGTTCGCCGGTGCAACCGTGGTTCCATGATTGGGCATTCAACCGGCAGCGCGGTGCTGAAATCGCCCAACACTGGGAATTAATTCCGCAGGATACCGACATTCTCATCACGCACGGTCCGCCGTTTGGGATTTTGGACAAAGTCGAACGTGGCCCCAATGTCGGCTGCGAAGAATTGATCAAAAAGGTCGAAAGCGTGCAGCCCATGCTCCACGTTTTTGGCCACATTCACGAGCAACACGGCGAATTGCAGCAGGGCAAAACCAAATTTGTGAACGCGAGTGTGGTCAATCATCGCTACCTCGTGGTTTGGGATGCGACAATCGTGGAATTGTAG
- a CDS encoding tetratricopeptide repeat protein, translating to MSLVLQQQPSNATAWYNRGIIAAEVGDHKTAVHDLGRAIGLLPDNADLLHARALSLRALGDHPAALADVDLAIALLPEDPDNYLLRGNCLVKLGDRKGALLAYGEAIRIFPEFVAAWYNRALTFIEQKDYYPALRDLGKCIGLEVNAPGYLMDRAGVFATLGEFEKALADYDAAIRLNPHHPEMYFLRGHALAKLDRIADAVAAYSTSIRLNPGFAEAYRFRGAAKMHLKDKSGSCADFLQASELGDLEARAYWEKNCKTKD from the coding sequence TTGAGTTTGGTTTTGCAACAGCAACCGAGCAATGCGACGGCTTGGTACAACCGCGGCATCATTGCTGCAGAGGTCGGTGACCACAAAACGGCTGTCCATGACCTTGGTCGCGCCATCGGCCTGCTCCCTGACAATGCGGACCTCCTGCATGCACGTGCGCTTTCATTGCGAGCGCTCGGTGACCATCCCGCAGCATTGGCCGATGTGGATTTGGCCATCGCCTTGTTGCCCGAAGACCCCGACAATTACCTGCTGAGAGGCAATTGCCTGGTGAAATTGGGCGACCGCAAAGGCGCCTTGTTGGCTTATGGAGAGGCGATTCGCATTTTTCCCGAATTTGTCGCGGCTTGGTACAACCGTGCATTGACCTTCATCGAGCAAAAGGATTATTATCCCGCCTTGCGTGATCTTGGAAAATGTATTGGTTTGGAGGTGAATGCGCCAGGATATTTGATGGATCGTGCAGGCGTGTTTGCTACGTTGGGGGAATTTGAAAAGGCATTGGCCGATTACGATGCGGCCATCCGGCTCAATCCCCACCATCCCGAAATGTACTTTTTGAGGGGGCATGCCTTGGCAAAACTGGACCGCATTGCAGATGCCGTTGCCGCATACAGCACGTCGATTCGACTGAATCCAGGTTTTGCGGAGGCCTATCGCTTTCGTGGTGCTGCCAAAATGCACTTGAAAGACAAATCAGGCTCCTGTGCCGACTTTTTGCAGGCGTCGGAATTGGGTGACCTGGAAGCCCGTGCTTACTGGGAGAAAAACTGCAAAACGAAGGACTAA